One Paramisgurnus dabryanus chromosome 10, PD_genome_1.1, whole genome shotgun sequence genomic region harbors:
- the LOC135779757 gene encoding P2R1A-PPP2R2A-interacting phosphatase regulator 1, whose product MERMEVDQCAGAGGALRRSNSAPMITNVSDGMTVFSSNSSARYRRSSVSVNPSCPSRILPLSPFSLPCERSEHKRQIEQNVALTLRGSLQRLSATPAATFPPASHWHDHLSPGFHSQDSGVTPNSSPSPTRRFRGGSVSSGVRWPSVVPLKRKGGVESDGPPKKLFVAGVTDPAHITSYTVSVSQSMDSSSGAAPVGSNTQVGHLSLSQSPPFSSHHPGI is encoded by the exons ATGGAAAGAATGGAGGTGGACCAGTGCGCAGGCGCAGGAGGAGCCCTCCGAAGGTCGAACAGCGCCCCCATGATCACCAATGTCAG TGATGGGATGACAGTATTCAGCTCTAATAGTTCAGCCCGATATCGTCGGAGCAGCGTGTCTGTAAATCCGAGCTGTCCCTCTCGT ATCCTCCCTCTCTCCCCGTTCTCGCTGCCATGTGAGAGATCAGAGCACAAAAGACAG ATAGAACAAAATGTGGCACTTACTCTGAGAGGGAGCTTACAGAGACTGAG TGCCACTCCTGCCGCCACCTTCCCTCCTGCGAGTCATTGGCATGATCATTTGTCGCCA GGATTTCATTCCCAGGACAGCGGTGTCACTCCGAATTCCTCGCCCAGTCCAACTCGAAGGTTTCGAGG AGGATCTGTAAGCTCTGGAGTGAGGTGGCCGTCAGTTGTACCTTTAAAAAGAAAAG GTGGAGTTGAATCAGATGGCCCGCCCAAAAAGCTCTTTGTTGCTGGAGTCACAGACCCTGCCCACATTACAAGTTACACAGTCAG TGTTTCTCAGTCAATGGACTCTTCTTCCGGGGCAGCACCTGTAGGTTCAAACACCCAGGTCGGCCATCTCTCGCTTTCCCAATCCCCACCTTTCTCCTCTCATCACCCTGGCATCTAA